A genomic region of Herbaspirillum sp. DW155 contains the following coding sequences:
- a CDS encoding ABC transporter substrate-binding protein, whose translation MLHKRRLSIALGLALALPVTFNVAHADTPAGYPADYAKLIEGAKKEGKVVIYSTTDSKAAEALIKDFGALYPGVKVEYNDMNSTEAYNRFISEAAAGGATADVMWSASMDLQVKLASEGYAVAYKSPEAAALPAWANWKDTAYGTTFEPAAIVYNKRLVSEAEVPATHDDFTKLLVSKQDKFKNKVTTYDIEKSGVGFSLMTFDLKHNPHFWDFAKAMGGVAARVQSSTGTMLERISSGENLIGYNILGPYALVRAKKDPSIGVAFTKDYNLVLSRVIFINKAGKNVNAAKLWVDYILSKRGQTIIANDAQLFAIRGDVTGATTSAELTRQLGASLKPMPVSTELLDYLDQKKRLDFLKQWKEATKK comes from the coding sequence ATGTTGCACAAACGTCGCCTGAGCATTGCGCTCGGCCTGGCCCTCGCTTTGCCCGTCACTTTCAATGTCGCTCATGCCGATACACCGGCCGGCTATCCGGCCGATTACGCCAAGCTCATCGAGGGAGCCAAGAAGGAAGGCAAGGTCGTGATCTACAGCACCACCGATTCCAAGGCAGCCGAAGCGCTGATCAAGGATTTCGGCGCGCTCTATCCGGGCGTGAAGGTCGAGTACAACGACATGAATTCCACCGAAGCCTACAACCGCTTCATCTCGGAAGCCGCCGCCGGTGGCGCCACCGCCGACGTGATGTGGTCGGCTTCGATGGACCTGCAGGTCAAGCTGGCCTCCGAAGGCTATGCGGTCGCGTACAAATCGCCCGAAGCCGCCGCCCTGCCAGCCTGGGCCAACTGGAAGGACACCGCCTACGGCACCACCTTCGAGCCCGCCGCCATCGTCTACAACAAGCGCCTGGTGAGCGAGGCCGAAGTACCGGCCACCCACGACGATTTCACCAAGCTTTTGGTCAGCAAGCAGGACAAGTTCAAGAACAAGGTCACCACCTACGACATCGAGAAATCCGGCGTCGGTTTCAGCCTGATGACCTTTGACCTGAAGCACAATCCGCATTTCTGGGATTTCGCCAAAGCCATGGGTGGCGTGGCCGCACGCGTGCAATCTTCGACCGGCACCATGCTCGAGCGCATCTCCTCGGGTGAAAACCTGATCGGCTACAACATCCTCGGCCCCTATGCCCTGGTGCGCGCCAAGAAGGACCCCTCCATCGGCGTGGCCTTCACCAAGGATTACAACCTGGTGCTTTCGCGCGTGATCTTCATCAACAAGGCCGGCAAGAACGTCAATGCCGCCAAGCTGTGGGTGGACTACATCCTCTCCAAGCGCGGCCAGACCATCATCGCCAATGATGCGCAGCTCTTCGCCATCCGGGGCGATGTGACCGGTGCCACCACTTCGGCCGAGCTGACCAGGCAACTGGGCGCATCGCTCAAGCCCATGCCGGTCTCCACCGAGCTGCTGGATTATCTGGACCAGAAGAAGCGCCTGGACTTCCTGAAGCAGTGGAAAGAAGCCACCAAGAAGTAA